Genomic segment of Rattus norvegicus strain BN/NHsdMcwi chromosome 7, GRCr8, whole genome shotgun sequence:
tccaaacaaaaacatagtctggcctatcacagcaatactctactcccagtaccaacttctgtcttaattaggactttactgctgtgaacaggtaCCATGACCAAatcaactcttacaaggacaacatttaattggggctgatttataggttcagagattcagtgcattatcatcaaggcaagaagatggcagcatccaggcagggatgagggaggaggatttaagaattctacatcttcatctgaggctactagcagaacactggcttccaggatGCTGAGATGGGGGTTCTTAAagctcatgcccacagtgacacacctattccattaaggccatacctccaaatagtgccactccctgggctaaacatatacaaaccatcacagaaatcatcaaagaaaaatataattgcaTACTATTCAGTAATGGACAGATACGGGGGAGTACAGCTCCAGTGGATACGTGTATATAAAAGCTTCTGGGATTACCACAGAAGAGGGGATATAAAGGCTGTAAGAGTCAGAACACCAGAAAGCCTACTGTGCCGTGGCTACGTAATGAAGACCAGAACCATGTCAGTACCAGTAGTGGTGGTAGTGTGAAGGCGGATAGTTTAGTAGCAGATCTACTCCTAACATGGCCAACTAGTGGATTTTGACAGAAGAATTAATCTTTTCCGAGCTTGACCCCTTCAATCGATCACTCAATGCAATATATTATTTTCGTCcttaaaccagacacacacacacactcacacacacacactcacacactcacacacacacacacacacacacacacaccccacacacacagacacgggggggaggagagacaccccacacacacagacacggggggggtggagagagagagaggcagagacagagagagacagagagacagagacagagagagacagagacagagacacacagagagagacagagacagacagatagaaacagagacagagagacagagagacagacagagacatacacacacaaagcagaCTCAGCGGGTAGTTTTTGTATATTTCTGCATATGTAAACATATGTGTACAACCATCATAATCAAATAAAAGGCTATCAGTTTGAGGGGGGTCATTGTGGAGTTGAAGGGTAGGTTTATGTGAAGgcaagagggagaaaaagaagaggaaaatgtcatgattttactgtgatttaaaatgtatatatatatatatatatatatatatatatatatatatatatcttaaaagaAGATTTGAGTCTCTGTTCATTCTGAATGAATTTTGGATGAACTACTACTGCcaccaagtgttaggattacaactcagaaatatattttctacTGAAAATATAGCATAAGCCATATCAAGCTATTTCACTACATAGCATCTGTTGGAATTTCCAAATGTCAGCAGTGTCATTAAGACTgtctaaaaaaaaatactagagaATCGATAAAAACATTTTTCTGGATTTTCTTAATATACTTAGTCCAACATAAACTTAATACAGTTTGTAAGCAAAATTATTGGTGATTTTGTTTCCACTAATGTGATGGTCATTATTATAACAGATaggcatgtgcgtgtgtgcacgcgcatgcacacacacacacatacacacacacacagagagagagagagagagagagagagagagagagagagagagagagagaccatacaAGGGAAGTTTTACTAGAAAGAACTACAGtgattgtttttgctgttttagTGGACTGAGACACTGcacaaaaggattcagtgtcatGTAACATGGATTCCAAGGTCTTGGGTTATGCAGGTGGCCTTTGAGTGATGAAGGTAACTTCCAATGAAAACTGTTAGTTACCCCAAGCATAGTTATAAAGGAGTGAATTCTTGCAATAACATAAATAATTTTGTGCTTGGGTTCTCAGGTGACAATTTAATGCAGTCCTTTCTGCCCAGCTTGGGTCAATACTTAGTGAAGAGAAGGCTATGCTGTTGCTGGGATCCTAACCGTTAGAAGCTGACATTTCAATAAATGCTGCCTTAAGCAATCTCATTTGCCATAATTGATTATTCAAGGACAAAAACTATAGCAATATATATGGACGTCATAAATGTGTCTTGTTTGAAGCTTAAATTGGAGAGTTTTATTTGTCAACATGTAATGTACACAAATCaagtaaaaacttttaaaaacttcccATCATGCTCCTGGAGTAATGTTGACTGTGACAGTAAACTGTCTAAAGCCATAGTTGCATTGGTCTGCCAGTATATTAAAAAACTTATATTACAGTCCCAAGgttatttaaaaaatcaaaacccagGGGCTTGAGAGCtgtttcagtggttaaaagtgttTGATCACCCTCTCCTGATCACTCAGAGTGTGGGAGAGGGTGACTGGGAttgggcagtgagtgggatgtaaagtgaataagtaaataaataaatagatgatagataggtgatagatgatagatagatagatagatagatagatagatagatagatagacagacagacagacagatagatacaattaaaaaaacattttaaaagagtgTTTGGTCTTTTTTCCAGAGAACAAAATTTCAGCACCTAGCACCTAGATGGCATTGCTTACAATAACCTGTCATTGAAACTTCAGATGGTCCCACACCTTTTGATTCAGGTGCGTGCTCACATGTGTTATATACTCACACAGGaacacatttaaattaaaataaaataatttatttagaaaaagaaatttgtaTAAATCCTCAATTACAATCTGTTGCTTTCTTAAGAATGGGGCAAATGTTACTGACTCGATAAGTCTTAGAAATGCTAATACTGTTTCACTAAAGTCAGGAGTGCAGACTGTCGGTAAAAAGATACACTTTGTTTTAAACTTAGGAGAGGGGGATTTCactaaaataatataaactattgTCAGCCTTAAAGCCCATACCGAGTCCTTTTAGAAACAGATCTTGGTTAGCATAGATCCATTTTGAATAAATGGCTACAGTGTCTGCCAACCTTATGAATATGCCTTGAAGAGCCAAGGAGCCATTATTCTGCGTTTTATGTTTAGTAGACTGCTCTAAGCAAACCACTGAAAAAGCAATGCTGAATGAAGCCTGTGGAGCCTATACTCTCAAGGCAACTGGAGTCCTAACTCGAGAAGACTCATTCTGGCCTCAGTATTCAGAGGGGAGTTTGAACATGCTGCTGCTCTAGCATTTACTTGATTGATGTTCCCAATAGGGAGTGTTCTATTTTCTGCAATTCTGTTTACCACAAAAATGTGAGAGTAatattctaagattttttttcgGATCTATGTGTGATCATGATGCCTGGAAGCTTCCTTGATGATTCTATAAAAGTGGGCTCAAGGCTCAGGGTATGAGTGTTGTTGCATAAGAGGTATGATCAGTGTTTTTGCATATACTATATGAGAAGTCAATATGAAAATGATGGTTGTTATGAACATTTAGGAGTAcctgttatttgttttttatcaAGTCTTCTTCCCAACCCTGGGGAATGCATACTACATAAACCAGAACCATGCTTACAGAATGGATGAGGAACTCCAGACTCTCTAAGAGCTTATGAAGGAAAATAAATCTAATTCATAGTCACTTACCTAAGTCAAACACCATGTCTTACTATGAAACTTAAATGGACCCAGTGCATGAATCATAGGGTCAGTGTaggaacaaagcaaagagaatcaGAATATTCCTATTCTGAAAATCAAGTCCATGATAATACCAAAGTCAACAGACTCACCTATAGAATACTAGAATTAGGTGCTTTCTCATGtatgttcttagttcagtggtgcTGTGAGCTTATCTCTTTTACAGTCAAACACGTCTGTGTTTAAAGACTAGTTAGCTGTAAAGTCTATCAGTCCCCAGGACAttgaatatataaaagaaaagaaagacagacagacagaaacttcAGTCCCGGAATCTGTGAAACTGGTAGCCATCTCATAAAGAAGGCAGGGCATTATTCGTTCGAGATGGTACACACAATAAATGTCTGTGCTCATGTTTCATGTACCATGAGTCTAGCTTTTGAACGTAGGGTGGGGAAAATGGGGCCCAATTTCTGTTACCACAGCTGTCCACAGAGCTGTAGGGAATATAATTGTTTCTCCCCATTCCACTCCCGTTGAGACGAAGGCCCGACCTTCCAATACCTTCCACTAGACTTAAGATAGAAATTTCTAATACTCCCCCTCCCCTAAAAGTTATCGGGGTATGAGCATTGCCcagccttctctctgcctcaAATCCTACGTCATAAGAACCCTTGCGAATGTTCATGGGCTATCTAGTTCCGGGAGGAACCCCTCCTCCTCACAGAGAGAGCCATGTCCACCCTAATTGGCTGTCGTCCTGGGCAACCAAGGACGCAGGGGGCACGCGGGGGCCCCCCAGCCAGTATTTAAAGACCGCCACCACCGGTGCCCACTCAGTCCGGCCAGGACGGCGACGGTGAAGCACCTGGGTTGAGAGGGAGGAGCAAGGTAACAAGCGACCACTGCCTCTCCCGTCCCCAGCCCTAGCCTCGGCGGAGGCGGGTGTGTGTGGGACCCGGGAGTGGCTCTCACATCTCATTGCCCACCAACACCTTCCTCCCCCACCATCCTTACCCCACCCAACCCACCTGGGCAAGACAACCCAGGTGCGAAAGACAGTGATTCTGACGAAAGAGCGAGCAagtggagaagaaagagggggaatCCTCGTGAAGAGGTCACGGTCAAAGGCACGTGGCACTAGGGACTCCAGCTGAAGCGGCGCTTCCGATTGACCAGATCAGGCCAAAGTGACTGCTCCTAGGACGCCACCACTGAGACCTGGTGGAGATCCCTGAACCATGACCCAGACGGTCAACGAAAGGGAGGACCCCCTTAATCTGGGCGGTGGCGGCTGGGCATCCTCCATTCCCTTGCGCACCTGGCCCTCCTACCATCGAAGGCAGAGGGGCGCTCCGATGTCCAAGCGGCGCTACCGTGATGGGCCCAAAACTGAGTATGAGGCTCCCAGGAAACAACCCAAGCAACAGCATATCCCTGGTCCTTGGTTCCAACCACCTAGAGGGCCCTATTGGGCCTTGTACTCCAATTGGGGGCGCTGCGGAGGGCCCTGGCGCCCACCCCTCGTAGCATTCCAGAGCCCCCTGTGCCCAGCTCAGATGATCCGGGCCTATGGTCTGCACCCGCTCTGtgtctgctgctgctcctgctggaACGGGCCCTGGAACCCCGGCTGGGAGAGACCTCCCGGTAGAAAGAAGCGCTGGGGGCGCAGGGGTCGTGGCCTGCGCCGCCACCCTCGTCGCTCCTTCCCGAGGAATCCACCAATAGACCTGAGCAAGATGCTGCGCCCGGTCAACCTGTACGGGTGGCGGGCACCAGGGATGAGAGCGCCACGGAATACCACCCAGTTCATCATGAACCAGGTCTATGAAGACATGAGGCAGCAAGAGAAGCTGGAGCGCCAGCAGGCAGCGTTGCGGGCACATCAAGCCCAGGCCGGTGGCATCTCCCCAGGAGACTCCACTACCAATGATGCGCCCCAAAGTGGCGCCGAAGAAGATTCGCAGTTGCCGGAAGATCTGTATGGCTTCATGCAGGATCCCTCTCTAACCTTTAGTCCTGCTCCAGGGCAACAAAACCAGTCTCCCACCCCAGGGTtggtagaggaagaggagaaaaatgtTGATGATGATGAGTGTGACGAAGAGGTTTGTGATGAAAAAGAGGAGAgcgaggaggaggaagtggatggAGAGTCAGAGGATGAAGATGTGGATGAGGAGGAAGTCGAAGAGGCTGGcaatggggaggaaagggaagaggaccaagaggaggaggATGTATCGGAAGAGGCGGGGCTGGAGGAGggagaacagagagaggaagacaaattCTTGCCTCTGGGAATGCCTTTGTCAATCCTAGTAGGGGacgaagaagagagagagaactttatgAACTATGATTACTTAAGCCAAGAGCAAATAATTCCCAATGTGCCAGAGGCAGATCTATTTATGGTACCGGACATTAGCCATTAGTCATCAGGAAGGGAACTGAGAAACAAAATGGAACTGATTTGAGGCTAATATGGATTAACAGCTtgttaaaaacaaattcaaaagtgAGTTCCATTAATAAACATCAATGTAAACACCTTGGTTGGCcactataaaatatttaaacattggtgtgtttgtgtatgactctgggtgggggaagggaagattGCAGATATATTTTATTGGAAATGATTAAAGGCCAAATATTTTATTACTACAgtttgaatattttcatttgcttcagACAACTGAGATTTTGTAGTTCAAAAATTTTGCAATGTTGGAAACCATTTGAATTACACAGGTTTATGAGCTTGAAGTCAACAGGTTTCTGATTGTCACATGCTCAAGGAGGATGTATGATGGCCGCTCAGTCCCTGCCAATGCTCTTGTAACTGAGGGTGCTTCAGAACAGCATTTTTCTGCAGGTGTAGGTGTTCTGCCTTCAGAGGTCATTTTTGAGGGCTGTATTTTGGTAACCCCGTTTGCAGTCTGTTGTGGCATCGCTCATTTATATTCCTTGTTCCACAGTGCTATGGATCTTCCTCAGAAGAACATGAAGTTGCTTCTGTGGAACTGGTTATCTGCCATGGCCTCAGCAATCCATAATCCATGCATGGAGAGGATTCCCCATGGTCAGAAGTCAACTTGCACATCTAGTTAAGATCCAAGGTAACTGCAAACAGCGGCACATGGCTTAGATTGTCAAGCCTTGTTCCTGCATATATTCCTTCCATACGTTCAGAGGAAATAGAAACATAGTTTTGCAGAGTGgattaaagaaaagaatgttgaCCTTTGGGGGGGTGGAATGTCTAATTTTGTTTCCCAGTTTGTCTTCTTTAAAATGAAGAGTAAAAATGGTGTGTAAGTATGAGCCTGTGTGAATAATCTCTGATAACTTGTTAAGCAATTACCCAAGGATGACCCATCATTCCAAACACCAATTTGGGTTCAAACATTTTAAGATGGAAAAACACATTTTCCCTGGTTGCATAAGTTCCCTTGATAGCATACATCCAGAATTATCCTGGATGAAAGATTCGAAGACAATGTCTGAGTTACATGTTGTCAGCCCCCCTTCTTAACTTGAAACAGGAGTTAGTATTTATTGATCAGAATATTTTTGTGTTGCTCTCGCTCTTGTATATTGACATTTACTTTCAGGACTATAAGCTATTAAGTAATAAAAGTATTAAAACTGTcctcatttatatttaaatatcagAAATCTATTCAACTATATTCTAGGGTCCAACaggataaagatgaaaaaatagtACCATTCTGAAATCATACCAGACACTACCAATTACAAGAGTAAATCACAAACATTTCATTGTAAGCTAAGAAAGTTTTACGTTCTGTATGATCCAGTTTCTAAATGTCCTATATAAAAGTGGCTATCATATGCCTTCttactgtatgtatatataaggaaaacaaaaccttttGCACCTGATGCTCCTGGTCATTCTGTACACATCAAAAACTCAATCATGCTTCACCCAAAACTCAAAATACAAAATTCACTGTCAAATGTATATAGGTTTCAATTCAAGATATCTATTTACGTTCGCAGGTCTTACACATCTCATACCTGGACAGTTCTCACTTTTCTTGTGAgcgatacttttattttttattcactgtGAATTTTATACATGAACACAATGGTAATGTTTACCCTAATGCATTCTCCCTGGGTCTCCCAACACATCATATCTTCCCAACTTTGTGGCTTCTGAAACTTTAAGTTCATCCATATTTAAAGCATTTTCATTACTACTAGGGATGTCTTCATCACAGACCTATTGCTATGCagagaccatgaccaaagcaattcttgtaacagtttcagaggcttagtccattatcatgatgacaggacagtttca
This window contains:
- the Ccer1 gene encoding coiled-coil domain-containing glutamate-rich protein 1, which translates into the protein MTQTVNEREDPLNLGGGGWASSIPLRTWPSYHRRQRGAPMSKRRYRDGPKTEYEAPRKQPKQQHIPGPWFQPPRGPYWALYSNWGRCGGPWRPPLVAFQSPLCPAQMIRAYGLHPLCVCCCSCWNGPWNPGWERPPGRKKRWGRRGRGLRRHPRRSFPRNPPIDLSKMLRPVNLYGWRAPGMRAPRNTTQFIMNQVYEDMRQQEKLERQQAALRAHQAQAGGISPGDSTTNDAPQSGAEEDSQLPEDLYGFMQDPSLTFSPAPGQQNQSPTPGLVEEEEKNVDDDECDEEVCDEKEESEEEEVDGESEDEDVDEEEVEEAGNGEEREEDQEEEDVSEEAGLEEGEQREEDKFLPLGMPLSILVGDEEERENFMNYDYLSQEQIIPNVPEADLFMVPDISH